Proteins from one Cellulosilyticum lentocellum DSM 5427 genomic window:
- a CDS encoding DUF1653 domain-containing protein: protein MRDITNQKGKIFRHFKGDLYLFVDLVKHSETGEILVLYKALYGECGLFVRPYCMFCEEVPKDRINPTGQTYRFECYEVSSVKVESKL, encoded by the coding sequence ATGAGAGACATAACAAATCAAAAAGGAAAAATCTTCAGACATTTTAAAGGTGACTTATATTTATTTGTAGATTTAGTTAAGCACTCAGAAACAGGAGAAATACTAGTGCTTTATAAGGCGTTATATGGTGAGTGTGGTTTATTTGTAAGACCTTATTGTATGTTTTGTGAAGAAGTTCCTAAAGACCGCATTAATCCTACAGGACAAACTTATCGTTTTGAATGCTATGAAGTATCTAGTGTAAAAGTTGAAAGTAAATTATAA
- the nrdD gene encoding anaerobic ribonucleoside-triphosphate reductase: MKVIKRDGEAVAFDEGKIYSAIIKAMTYGSGIVDQDIARKISMEIKSLVSKLPASPTIFQIETYVYLKLIENGHELTAKAYEGYRAIQAFKRETNTTDQSILGLIEMTNEEVMNENSNKNAMMAATQRDLIAGEVSKDIARRKKLPARIVQAHDEGVLHFHDMDYFMQSIFNCCLINIKDMLDHGTVINGRMIESPKSFQVACTVMTQIIAQVASSQYGGQSVDIRHLGRYLRRSYEKYESMLQEVVSDNHERQIAVNKLLRKELESGVQTIQYQINTLMTTNGQSPFVTLFLNIEEDDEYAKEVAMIVEEILKQRLEGIKNEKGIYTTPTFPKLIYVLHEHNCLEGGKYDYVTNLAAACSAKRLYPDYISAKEMKKIYEGNVFSCMGCRSFLSPWKDEEGHYQFEGRFNQGVVSLNLPQIGIVAAGDENIFWKLLDNRLNLCFEALMCRHEALKGTLSDESPIHWQHGAIARLQKGQVIDPLLMDGYSTISLGYIGLYEATLLMTGVSHTQSEGEAFALKVMHKLREATDRWKAETGLGFGLYGSPAESLCYRFAKIDYQKFGAIKDVTDKGYYTNSYHVDVREEIDAFSKLKFESQFQPISTGGCISYIEMPPMGHNLEAIKQIIHYIYHNIQYAEFNTKSDCCHECLYEGEMIVTDALEWECPQCHNKDQSKMNVIRRTCGYLGGNYWNKGKTQEIKNRVLHL, translated from the coding sequence ATGAAAGTAATAAAAAGAGATGGGGAAGCGGTAGCTTTTGATGAAGGTAAAATTTATAGTGCTATTATAAAGGCCATGACTTATGGAAGTGGTATTGTAGATCAAGACATAGCAAGGAAAATCTCAATGGAAATAAAGAGCCTTGTTTCGAAATTGCCAGCGTCTCCTACTATATTTCAAATAGAAACATATGTTTACTTAAAGCTTATAGAGAATGGTCACGAGCTTACTGCAAAAGCCTATGAGGGCTATCGTGCGATTCAAGCTTTTAAACGAGAAACTAATACAACTGATCAAAGTATATTAGGTCTCATTGAAATGACAAATGAAGAGGTTATGAATGAGAACTCTAATAAAAATGCGATGATGGCAGCTACACAAAGAGATCTGATTGCAGGGGAAGTATCAAAAGATATTGCTAGGCGTAAAAAACTTCCTGCACGTATTGTACAAGCTCATGATGAAGGGGTACTCCACTTTCATGATATGGATTATTTTATGCAATCCATCTTTAACTGTTGTTTGATTAATATAAAAGATATGTTAGATCATGGGACAGTTATTAATGGGCGTATGATTGAATCGCCTAAAAGTTTTCAAGTGGCTTGTACAGTAATGACTCAAATTATTGCTCAAGTGGCAAGTAGCCAATATGGTGGACAGTCTGTAGATATTAGGCACTTAGGACGCTATTTAAGAAGAAGCTATGAAAAATATGAGAGCATGTTGCAAGAGGTTGTGTCAGATAATCATGAGCGTCAGATAGCAGTTAATAAACTTTTACGTAAGGAATTAGAATCAGGTGTGCAAACGATTCAATACCAAATTAATACGTTAATGACTACTAATGGACAAAGCCCATTTGTAACCTTGTTTTTAAATATAGAAGAAGATGATGAGTATGCCAAAGAGGTGGCAATGATTGTAGAAGAAATCCTCAAGCAGCGTTTAGAAGGCATTAAAAATGAAAAAGGTATTTATACAACGCCCACTTTCCCTAAACTGATTTATGTGCTTCATGAACATAATTGTCTAGAAGGTGGCAAATATGATTATGTGACAAATTTAGCAGCAGCATGTAGTGCTAAACGTTTATATCCCGACTATATTTCGGCCAAAGAAATGAAGAAGATTTATGAGGGCAATGTATTCTCATGTATGGGTTGTCGATCCTTCTTATCACCTTGGAAAGATGAAGAGGGGCACTATCAATTTGAAGGACGTTTCAATCAGGGAGTTGTCAGTTTGAATTTACCTCAAATAGGGATTGTTGCAGCTGGCGATGAAAATATTTTTTGGAAGCTCCTTGATAATCGCTTAAATCTTTGTTTTGAAGCGTTAATGTGCCGTCACGAAGCTTTGAAAGGTACTTTATCGGATGAATCACCTATTCACTGGCAACATGGCGCTATTGCAAGACTACAAAAAGGCCAAGTCATTGACCCACTCTTAATGGATGGCTATTCCACTATTTCATTAGGCTACATTGGGCTTTATGAAGCAACGCTATTAATGACAGGCGTTTCACATACACAGTCAGAGGGCGAAGCTTTTGCTTTAAAAGTGATGCACAAGCTAAGAGAAGCTACAGACAGATGGAAAGCAGAAACAGGACTTGGCTTTGGCTTATATGGTAGTCCGGCAGAATCTTTATGTTATCGTTTTGCAAAAATAGATTATCAAAAATTTGGTGCTATTAAGGATGTCACAGATAAAGGTTATTACACCAATAGTTATCATGTAGATGTCAGAGAAGAAATAGATGCATTCAGCAAGCTTAAATTTGAAAGTCAATTTCAGCCGATATCTACTGGAGGATGTATTTCTTATATTGAAATGCCACCGATGGGGCATAATTTGGAAGCTATTAAACAAATTATTCATTATATTTACCATAACATTCAATATGCAGAGTTTAATACCAAGTCAGATTGCTGTCACGAATGCCTGTATGAAGGGGAAATGATTGTGACCGATGCATTAGAATGGGAGTGTCCACAATGTCATAATAAAGACCAGAGTAAGATGAATGTTATAAGGCGTACTTGTGGTTACTTAGGAGGGAATTATTGGAATAAAGGAAAGACACAAGAAATTAAAAATCGTGTCTTACATTTATAG
- a CDS encoding bacteriohemerythrin, whose product MFDFNFNWDGRLTLGIEQIDSQHQAFFQIGRHIEQILLIQCIGVTEQELMNILYDLREYVTYHFYDEETFMKTIHYPHIVQHIAEHESFKNYINSIDYTALCASPYKELTHLRNAIVEWVFEHMVKQDKDIEAYYQRLSS is encoded by the coding sequence ATGTTTGATTTTAACTTTAACTGGGATGGCCGTCTGACACTGGGAATTGAACAAATAGATAGTCAACATCAAGCTTTTTTTCAAATAGGTCGACATATAGAGCAAATATTACTTATTCAATGTATAGGTGTTACTGAGCAAGAATTAATGAATATTTTATATGATCTCAGAGAATATGTTACTTATCATTTTTATGATGAAGAGACTTTTATGAAAACAATTCATTATCCTCATATCGTGCAACATATAGCTGAACATGAATCCTTTAAAAACTACATTAATAGTATCGACTATACTGCCCTTTGTGCTTCTCCTTATAAGGAATTAACACATCTTAGAAATGCTATTGTTGAATGGGTTTTCGAACATATGGTTAAACAAGATAAAGATATAGAAGCTTATTATCAGCGACTATCAAGTTAA
- a CDS encoding vWA domain-containing protein: MSDSIDVCVSFDTTGSMYPCLTQVRRYIGEIVRKLFKDIPDLRIAIIAHGDYCDEGNPYTVQMLDFSKDEEKIKNFVTQVAPTYGGDAPECYELVLREARTSLSWESGRGKALIIIGDDVPHGPNEKQNKQKINWRNELGLLLEAGIHVYGVHAMPGIRKHSRAFYEEIAYQTGGFYLTLDQFANVTSLLMAICYQQEGEAQLKLFEEQLKEKGKLNYNLKNCIAKLQNETLTEYQSNDALIPVPEGRFQELFVEKEMSIKAFILEQGASFRVGRGFYELTKSEKVGRQKEILLVERETGKIFNGSQVRDILGLSSQIKEKGHNETLKAVHLDKYKVFIQSTSYNRKLMANTSLLYEVEDWDKGGEVRL, encoded by the coding sequence ATGAGTGATAGTATTGATGTATGTGTAAGCTTTGATACAACAGGTTCTATGTATCCTTGCTTAACGCAGGTAAGACGTTACATAGGAGAGATAGTGCGGAAACTTTTTAAAGATATTCCAGACCTAAGAATAGCTATCATTGCCCATGGGGATTATTGTGACGAAGGTAATCCTTATACGGTTCAAATGCTAGATTTTTCTAAGGATGAAGAGAAGATAAAAAACTTTGTAACTCAAGTAGCACCTACTTACGGAGGAGATGCACCAGAATGCTATGAGCTTGTACTACGTGAGGCACGTACATCATTAAGTTGGGAGTCCGGCCGCGGGAAAGCACTTATTATTATTGGCGATGATGTACCACATGGTCCAAATGAAAAACAAAATAAGCAAAAGATTAATTGGAGAAATGAATTGGGACTTCTTCTAGAAGCAGGTATTCATGTTTATGGTGTGCATGCAATGCCAGGAATTCGTAAGCATTCAAGAGCCTTTTATGAGGAAATAGCATATCAAACAGGGGGCTTTTATTTGACTTTAGATCAGTTTGCTAATGTGACATCACTTCTTATGGCGATTTGTTATCAGCAAGAAGGAGAAGCGCAGTTGAAGCTTTTTGAAGAACAACTTAAAGAAAAAGGTAAGCTGAACTATAATCTGAAAAATTGTATTGCTAAACTGCAAAACGAAACATTAACTGAATATCAAAGCAATGATGCTCTTATTCCTGTTCCAGAAGGGCGTTTTCAAGAGCTTTTTGTAGAGAAAGAAATGAGTATTAAAGCGTTTATTTTAGAACAAGGTGCTAGTTTTAGAGTAGGAAGAGGATTTTATGAATTAACAAAAAGTGAAAAAGTAGGCAGGCAAAAAGAAATCCTATTAGTAGAAAGAGAAACAGGAAAAATTTTTAATGGCTCACAAGTGAGAGATATTTTAGGATTAAGTAGTCAGATTAAAGAAAAGGGACATAATGAAACTTTAAAAGCTGTACATTTAGACAAATATAAAGTGTTTATTCAATCAACATCATATAATAGAAAATTAATGGCTAACACCTCTTTACTCTATGAAGTAGAAGACTGGGATAAAGGAGGGGAGGTAAGGCTATGA
- the nrdD gene encoding anaerobic ribonucleoside-triphosphate reductase: MEVVKRDGMSVAFNERKIYEAIIKAMKYGSGIVDEGIAEKIANEIKGIFEKSNSKPTIFQIETYVYLKLIENGHELTAKAYEGYRAIQAFKRETNTTDHSILSLIELSNEEVMRENSNKNAMMASTQRDLIAGEVSKDISRRKKLPARIVQAHDEGILHFHDMDYFMQSIFNCCLINIGDMLDYGTVINKRMIESPKSFQVACTVMTQIIAQVASNQYGGQSVDIRHLGKYLRKSKEKYIKLVANSVEDEKTREELAKVLLQKELEAGVQTIQYQINTLMTTNGQSPFVTLFLNIEEDDEYVEEVAEIVKEILKQRLQGIKNEKGVFTTPAFPKLIYVLHEHNHLAGGTYDEVTELAVKCSAKRLYPDYISAKEMKKIYEGNVFSCMGCRSFLSPWKDENGEYKFEGRFNQGVVSLNLPQIGIVAEKDKERFWELLDNRLNLCFEALMCRHEALKGTLSDESPVHWQHGAIARLGQGEVIDPLLMNGYSTISLGYIGLYEVTKLMTGVSHTQPEGEAFALEVMHKLRSATDRWKAETGLGFGLYGSPAESLCYRFAKIDRAKFGEIEDITDKGYYTNSYHVDVREEIDAFSKLKFESKFQPISSGGCISYIEIPNMSHNLEALRQMIPFIYDNIQYAEFNTKSDYCHICGYEGEITINDDLEWECPNCHNKDQNRMNVIRRTCGYLGDNFWNKGKTQEIKSRVLHL; encoded by the coding sequence ATGGAAGTAGTAAAGAGAGATGGGATGAGTGTTGCATTTAACGAAAGAAAGATCTACGAAGCCATTATCAAAGCTATGAAATATGGTAGTGGGATTGTAGATGAAGGTATTGCGGAGAAGATTGCCAACGAAATTAAAGGGATTTTTGAAAAGTCTAATAGTAAACCTACCATTTTTCAAATAGAAACTTATGTTTATTTAAAGCTAATTGAAAATGGACACGAGTTAACAGCGAAAGCGTATGAAGGATACCGAGCTATACAAGCCTTTAAACGAGAAACTAATACGACAGACCACAGTATTTTAAGTCTTATAGAGTTAAGTAACGAAGAGGTTATGAGAGAAAATTCTAATAAAAATGCCATGATGGCTTCAACGCAAAGAGACTTAATTGCAGGAGAAGTATCTAAGGATATTTCAAGAAGAAAGAAACTTCCAGCACGTATTGTGCAAGCTCATGACGAAGGAATTCTGCATTTTCATGATATGGATTATTTTATGCAATCTATTTTTAACTGTTGTTTAATTAATATAGGGGATATGTTAGATTATGGAACAGTCATAAATAAGCGTATGATTGAGTCGCCAAAAAGTTTTCAAGTAGCTTGTACGGTTATGACTCAAATTATTGCACAAGTAGCTAGTAATCAGTATGGCGGACAATCTGTAGATATTAGGCATTTAGGTAAGTATTTAAGAAAAAGTAAAGAGAAGTACATCAAGTTAGTGGCTAATAGTGTAGAGGATGAAAAAACACGAGAGGAGCTTGCAAAGGTTCTTCTTCAAAAAGAATTAGAAGCAGGGGTGCAAACCATTCAATATCAAATTAATACGTTAATGACAACAAATGGTCAAAGCCCATTTGTAACCTTGTTTTTAAATATAGAAGAAGATGATGAGTATGTAGAAGAAGTAGCTGAGATTGTCAAAGAAATTCTTAAACAACGTTTACAAGGTATTAAAAATGAAAAAGGAGTCTTTACGACACCTGCTTTTCCAAAGCTTATTTATGTTCTTCATGAGCATAACCACTTAGCCGGAGGAACATACGATGAAGTAACTGAATTAGCCGTTAAATGTAGTGCTAAGCGTCTTTATCCAGATTACATATCTGCTAAAGAAATGAAAAAGATTTATGAAGGTAATGTATTTTCATGTATGGGCTGTCGTTCATTTTTATCACCTTGGAAAGATGAAAATGGAGAATATAAGTTTGAAGGACGTTTTAATCAAGGGGTTGTCAGTCTAAATCTTCCTCAAATTGGAATAGTAGCAGAAAAAGATAAAGAACGTTTTTGGGAGTTATTAGATAATCGTTTAAACTTATGCTTTGAGGCATTAATGTGCCGTCATGAAGCTTTAAAAGGAACATTGTCAGATGAATCTCCTGTGCACTGGCAACATGGCGCTATTGCAAGATTAGGGCAAGGTGAGGTAATCGATCCACTACTTATGAATGGCTATTCAACCATATCTTTGGGCTATATAGGACTTTATGAAGTAACCAAATTAATGACAGGTGTTTCGCATACACAGCCAGAAGGTGAAGCTTTTGCTCTAGAGGTCATGCATAAGTTAAGATCAGCTACAGATAGATGGAAAGCTGAAACAGGGCTTGGTTTTGGTTTGTATGGTAGTCCTGCTGAATCCTTATGTTATCGTTTTGCTAAAATAGACCGAGCTAAATTTGGTGAAATAGAAGATATAACAGATAAAGGCTATTATACTAATAGCTATCATGTAGATGTGCGAGAAGAGATAGATGCTTTTAGTAAGCTTAAATTTGAAAGCAAGTTCCAACCTATTTCTAGTGGAGGATGTATTTCTTATATTGAAATTCCCAATATGAGTCATAATTTAGAAGCTTTAAGACAGATGATTCCTTTTATTTATGACAATATTCAATATGCAGAGTTTAATACGAAATCCGATTACTGTCATATATGTGGCTATGAAGGTGAAATTACCATTAATGATGATTTAGAATGGGAATGTCCTAACTGCCATAATAAGGATCAAAATCGTATGAATGTCATTAGACGTACCTGTGGTTATCTAGGAGATAATTTCTGGAATAAGGGAAAAACACAAGAAATTAAAAGTCGTGTGTTGCATTTATAA
- the nrdG gene encoding anaerobic ribonucleoside-triphosphate reductase activating protein encodes MRKFDVANGVGIRSTLFVSGCRHQCKGCFNEAYQDFHYGHAWDEKAEATFMNYLNDPNVHGVTFLGGEPMEQIEDEDFLNLLKRIKRETNHSIWIYSGYTYEAIITHSKRLALLKWCDVLVDGPYIESLKDLTLRFRGSSNQRIIDVKASLASEKVVLYELSYK; translated from the coding sequence ATGAGAAAATTTGATGTAGCCAACGGCGTTGGTATCAGGTCGACACTTTTTGTATCTGGATGTCGTCATCAGTGTAAAGGATGTTTTAATGAGGCCTATCAAGATTTTCATTATGGACATGCATGGGATGAAAAAGCAGAAGCTACTTTTATGAACTATTTAAACGATCCTAATGTACATGGTGTTACTTTTCTTGGAGGAGAACCCATGGAACAAATAGAGGATGAGGACTTCTTAAACCTACTTAAACGTATTAAGCGAGAAACGAATCATTCGATTTGGATTTATTCTGGTTATACTTATGAGGCAATTATAACGCATTCTAAGCGCTTAGCGCTTTTGAAATGGTGCGATGTACTTGTAGATGGCCCTTATATAGAGTCTCTTAAAGATTTAACACTTAGATTTAGAGGAAGTAGCAATCAACGTATTATAGATGTAAAAGCCTCGCTTGCCTCAGAAAAAGTAGTATTATATGAACTATCCTACAAGTAG
- a CDS encoding FprA family A-type flavoprotein has product MSDILNVTPDFYWVGALDPTLRTFDIVMETEFGTTYNAYLLKGSEGIALFETVKDKCFDKYLEKLKKIVALEDIKYIIVDHTEPDHAGSVAKLLPYTPNATVVGSALAIRFISQIINAPFKSLVVKDGETLSLGNKTIRFLSVPQLHWPDTMYSYIEEDGLLITCDSFGAHYSDERIFKNALETDREADYVSAYKYYFDMIMGPFKPFVLKALDKIKDLSIKFICPGHGMILDETNMQKYLDFYKTWSTPKALSPKIVVAYVSAYGYTKEMAETICKGIDASDYTGEVVLLNLETDSLADAMAHIETAEGLLLGSPTILADALPPIWNVLTSLNPVVHRHLTVGTFGSYGWSGEALPHIQERFKQLKCRIPLQPLACVFKLGETNLQEAFNFGKDFASTLVK; this is encoded by the coding sequence ATGTCCGATATATTAAATGTAACACCAGATTTTTATTGGGTAGGGGCTCTTGATCCAACCCTTCGTACTTTCGATATTGTAATGGAAACTGAATTTGGTACTACCTATAATGCTTATCTTTTAAAAGGTAGTGAAGGTATTGCCCTCTTTGAAACTGTTAAAGACAAGTGTTTTGATAAGTACCTTGAAAAACTAAAAAAAATAGTGGCTCTTGAGGATATTAAGTATATAATTGTAGATCACACAGAACCTGATCATGCTGGGAGTGTAGCTAAATTACTTCCTTATACACCAAATGCTACTGTTGTAGGTAGTGCTTTAGCTATTAGGTTTATAAGCCAAATCATCAATGCTCCTTTTAAAAGCCTTGTTGTTAAAGATGGAGAAACACTTTCTTTAGGAAATAAAACGATTCGCTTTTTAAGTGTTCCTCAACTTCATTGGCCTGATACGATGTACTCTTATATAGAAGAAGATGGCCTTTTAATTACCTGTGACTCTTTTGGAGCCCATTACTCTGATGAACGTATTTTTAAAAACGCTTTAGAAACTGATCGTGAAGCTGACTATGTGTCTGCTTATAAATATTATTTTGATATGATTATGGGACCTTTTAAACCCTTTGTTTTAAAGGCCTTAGATAAAATTAAAGATTTGTCTATCAAATTTATTTGCCCTGGTCATGGTATGATTTTAGATGAAACTAATATGCAAAAATACTTAGATTTCTATAAAACTTGGAGTACACCAAAAGCACTTTCACCTAAGATTGTTGTAGCTTATGTATCTGCTTATGGTTATACAAAAGAAATGGCTGAAACCATTTGCAAAGGTATTGATGCTAGTGATTATACAGGAGAAGTTGTTCTTCTTAACTTAGAAACAGATAGCCTTGCTGATGCGATGGCACATATTGAGACCGCTGAAGGACTTCTTTTAGGTTCTCCTACTATTTTAGCAGATGCACTTCCTCCTATTTGGAATGTACTTACTTCTCTTAACCCAGTAGTTCATAGACACTTAACTGTTGGAACATTTGGTTCTTATGGCTGGAGTGGTGAAGCACTTCCTCATATACAAGAACGCTTTAAACAGCTAAAATGTCGTATACCTCTTCAACCGTTAGCTTGCGTTTTTAAACTAGGTGAGACCAATTTACAGGAAGCTTTTAATTTTGGTAAAGATTTTGCTTCAACGCTTGTTAAATAG
- a CDS encoding dCTP deaminase domain-containing protein, protein MNEQQIYFAKVKENAIIPSKRVEDGAFDIYACFEEDYKVIEPHETLLVPTGLASAFSTDYVAILKERGSTGTKGMGQRAGVVDSGYRGEWFIPITNHNSKPLVIMKEDYKDQAAFKDAIIYPYEKALSQCIMVRVPQLSITEISYEELLKFESERGTGRLGSSGK, encoded by the coding sequence ATGAATGAACAACAAATTTATTTTGCAAAAGTGAAAGAAAATGCTATTATTCCTTCAAAAAGAGTAGAAGATGGGGCATTTGATATTTATGCATGTTTTGAAGAAGACTATAAAGTGATTGAGCCTCATGAAACATTGCTTGTTCCTACAGGGCTTGCATCTGCTTTTTCCACTGATTACGTAGCTATTTTAAAAGAACGAGGTTCAACAGGAACAAAAGGGATGGGGCAAAGAGCAGGTGTAGTTGATTCAGGATATCGTGGTGAATGGTTTATTCCTATTACGAATCATAATAGTAAGCCACTTGTTATTATGAAAGAAGATTATAAAGATCAAGCAGCTTTTAAAGATGCTATTATTTATCCTTATGAGAAAGCGCTTAGTCAATGTATTATGGTACGTGTACCTCAGCTTTCTATTACAGAAATTAGCTATGAAGAATTATTAAAATTTGAATCTGAAAGAGGCACAGGTCGCTTGGGTTCTTCTGGAAAATAA
- a CDS encoding DUF488 domain-containing protein has protein sequence MEKCAYTIGYAHHTQESFLALIKKYHINCVIDVRTMAYSNFHPQFNKEPIKHFLNTENILYRQMQEAFGIIRPSSPLLNQAGYLDFVKIAELPSFQEGIETIIRGIEAGYQIAFMCAEKAPSDCHRSTLVGRALAFRGYKMYHILHDGHLQTQSDLEEELLEKYFPNHPQLNLFNRPHKTELINAAYELQSNQIVEVNSKRVLKESYDSPKKKI, from the coding sequence ATGGAAAAATGTGCTTATACTATAGGTTATGCGCATCATACTCAAGAAAGTTTTTTAGCTTTAATAAAAAAGTATCACATCAATTGCGTCATTGATGTAAGAACAATGGCTTATTCTAATTTTCACCCGCAATTTAACAAAGAACCAATTAAGCATTTTCTTAATACAGAAAATATTTTGTATCGTCAAATGCAAGAAGCCTTTGGCATTATTAGACCTAGTAGCCCACTTTTAAATCAAGCAGGTTATCTGGATTTCGTGAAGATAGCAGAACTTCCTAGCTTTCAAGAAGGAATAGAAACCATTATAAGAGGGATTGAGGCTGGCTATCAGATTGCGTTTATGTGTGCGGAAAAAGCACCTAGTGATTGCCATAGAAGTACCTTAGTAGGAAGAGCTTTAGCCTTTAGAGGCTATAAGATGTACCACATTTTACATGATGGTCACTTACAAACGCAAAGTGATTTAGAGGAAGAACTATTAGAAAAATATTTTCCCAATCATCCCCAATTAAATTTATTTAATAGACCCCATAAAACAGAGTTGATTAATGCGGCTTATGAATTACAAAGTAATCAAATAGTAGAAGTTAATTCAAAACGAGTGTTAAAAGAATCATATGATTCACCTAAAAAGAAAATATAA